TTTAGGGCGGGATAATTTACTCTATGAGATAGATATGATATTTGCACAGTACAGGAGAAAATTTTGAAAACATTATTGCAGCTTAAAAATATTCATAAAGCCTACAGGTTACAAGTCATTTTTGATGATGTGAGTTTTACTATTTCTGAAAATCAGAAAATAGGCGTTATCGGACGAAATGGCTCGGGTAAGTCAACATTATGCAAGATAATAACAGGCCACGAAGAACAAGATAGCGGGACTGTCCAAAAAAGCGCTATATTTCGTTTGGCTTATTTGGAACAACACGACCCCTACAAACTTGACGAAACCGTAGTAGATTTCCTTGTGCGATATACAGAAAAAGAGCCGTGGCAATGCGCGAAAATAGCTGCGCGTTTTCAGATTACAAACGAAATGCTTTCTGAAAAAATAGGCGTTCTTTCGGGCGGTTATAGAACGCGTGTAAAACTTGCTTCAATGCTACTTCGTGATCCCAACCTTCTTATACTTGATGAACCTACAAATTATCTTGACCTTAGAACACTGATTTTATTAGAAGAATTTTTGAAGAATTTCCGCGGAGGTTTTCTCATCGTTTCCCATGACAGAGAGTTTCTTATAAAAACCTGTAAAGAAACTCTTGAGATTGAAAATGGTAAATGTACTTTGTATCCCAGAAATGTTGAAGAGTTTTTGGTCTATAAAGAAGAACAGCGTCGCCTAAAAGAATGCTACAACAAGAAAATTACCGCCAAGAAAAAACAATTACAGACATTTATAGACCGCTTTGGCGCAAAAAACACAAAAGCCAGTCAAGCCCAATCCTTTAAGAAGAAAATGGCAAAAATGAAAACCATAGATGTTGGTCATCAACTTGACAATGTGCATATTAAAATCCCTAACGTTGAAGCAAGTAATTTAATGGCATTTAACTGCGATGAACTCACAATCGGCTATCCTGATCATCAAGTGGCAAGTTCCATCAATATGCAGTTTAAACGAGGCTCTCATATTGCTGTCTTAGGCGATAACGGACAGGGCAAGACAACA
The sequence above is drawn from the bacterium genome and encodes:
- a CDS encoding ABC-F family ATP-binding cassette domain-containing protein encodes the protein MKTLLQLKNIHKAYRLQVIFDDVSFTISENQKIGVIGRNGSGKSTLCKIITGHEEQDSGTVQKSAIFRLAYLEQHDPYKLDETVVDFLVRYTEKEPWQCAKIAARFQITNEMLSEKIGVLSGGYRTRVKLASMLLRDPNLLILDEPTNYLDLRTLILLEEFLKNFRGGFLIVSHDREFLIKTCKETLEIENGKCTLYPRNVEEFLVYKEEQRRLKECYNKKITAKKKQLQTFIDRFGAKNTKASQAQSFKKKMAKMKTIDVGHQLDNVHIKIPNVEASNLMAFNCDELTIGYPDHQVASSINMQFKRGSHIAVLGDNGQGKTTFMRTIAGDLEAKSGSYKWGSNLKIGYYAQHILLSLNPKDDVYTHLSNKAQNFASHQAILNLAGSFLFKGDDVQKKVSVLSGGEKARLCLAGLLLSKSDVLLLDEPTNHLDFETAESLGKALKKFHGTIIFISHDRTFVNMLATEIVEVKDGSILSYPGNYEDYVYRIETRFHNELSAEKNTKRKSKSANTHNKPDRKILKRLRLEIGKLNSRIKETQTRFEGHKKEWEEIRDIFMNDSSSWSIDRNLRYEHLGKVIKEEEDLWLELMEQLDAIDKKIEKLKSP